The Parabacteroides sp. AD58 genome includes a window with the following:
- a CDS encoding RnfABCDGE type electron transport complex subunit G, producing MEKLKSTLPNMLLSLTGICVVAGAVLAAVNNLTAGPIVASKAAALETAIKAVTPEFNNKPSEESYMAATPEGDSLRIYPAKMDGKFVGAAVESYSKKGFSGEIKVIVGFDTEGTLCNYSVLQHSETPGLGAKMQDWFRTDKNKQSVIGRKLDGSGLKVTKDGGDVDAITAATISSRAFLDAVNRAYSAYAGTDAMGGATSSK from the coding sequence ATGGAAAAATTAAAATCGACATTACCAAATATGCTCCTTTCCTTAACCGGTATTTGTGTGGTGGCAGGAGCTGTACTGGCGGCTGTGAATAATTTGACTGCCGGTCCGATTGTTGCTTCTAAAGCTGCTGCTTTGGAAACAGCCATCAAAGCCGTTACTCCGGAATTCAATAACAAGCCATCTGAAGAGTCTTATATGGCTGCTACGCCGGAAGGAGATTCACTTCGGATTTATCCGGCCAAGATGGATGGTAAGTTTGTGGGTGCCGCTGTTGAGAGTTATTCCAAGAAAGGCTTTAGTGGTGAGATCAAAGTAATTGTTGGCTTTGATACGGAAGGTACGTTGTGTAACTATTCTGTCTTGCAGCATTCTGAAACTCCGGGTTTAGGAGCCAAGATGCAGGATTGGTTCAGAACGGATAAAAATAAACAGAGTGTTATAGGGCGTAAGTTGGATGGTAGCGGATTGAAGGTTACGAAAGACGGAGGTGATGTAGATGCTATAACGGCTGCTACCATTTCCAGTCGTGCCTTTCTGGATGCTGTGAACCGTGCTTATAGTGCTTATGCTGGAACAGATGCCATGGGTGGCGCTACATCGTCAAAATAA
- the rsxA gene encoding electron transport complex subunit RsxA: MEYILIFIVAVFVNNVVLSQFLGICPFLGVSKKVETSIGMGAAVTFVLAISTIVTFLIQKYLLDPFGLGFMQTISFILVIAALVQMVEIILKKVSPALYQALGIFLPLITTNCCVLGVAILVIQKEYNLLESIVYAISTALGFALALIIFAGIREQLAMTNVPKGLQGTPIALITAGLLAMAFMGFSGIGS; this comes from the coding sequence ATGGAATATATATTGATATTTATTGTTGCGGTATTTGTCAACAATGTTGTATTATCGCAGTTTTTGGGTATTTGTCCGTTCCTGGGTGTTTCAAAGAAGGTTGAAACGTCTATCGGTATGGGTGCTGCCGTTACTTTTGTGTTGGCTATTTCTACGATCGTAACATTCTTGATCCAGAAATATCTGTTGGATCCTTTTGGTTTAGGATTCATGCAGACCATCAGTTTTATTTTGGTCATTGCAGCATTGGTACAAATGGTGGAAATTATCTTGAAAAAAGTTTCTCCGGCATTGTATCAGGCCTTGGGAATCTTCCTTCCGTTGATTACGACTAACTGCTGTGTTCTGGGTGTTGCTATCTTGGTTATCCAAAAAGAATATAATTTGTTGGAATCAATCGTATATGCTATATCAACAGCCCTTGGATTTGCGTTAGCTTTGATTATCTTTGCAGGGATACGAGAGCAACTGGCTATGACGAATGTGCCGAAAGGTTTGCAAGGCACACCGATCGCATTGATCACAGCCGGATTGTTGGCAATGGCATTTATGGGATTCTCTGGTATCGGATCCTAA
- a CDS encoding SoxR reducing system RseC family protein, with product MSENINHPGIIERIENNVVYVHITQYSACAGCHAKSACTAADKKDKIIEVEDTSGNYQIGEAVLLTGQSSMGMEAVVLAFVLPVIVVLVAVIAGSAMGWKETMSGLFGICMLIPYYGILYVLRDKLKKHFVFRLKKLKE from the coding sequence ATGAGCGAAAATATCAATCATCCGGGAATTATAGAGCGCATTGAAAACAATGTAGTCTATGTTCACATCACCCAATATTCGGCTTGTGCCGGTTGCCATGCCAAATCTGCCTGTACGGCAGCAGACAAGAAAGATAAGATCATAGAAGTTGAAGATACTTCCGGAAATTATCAGATAGGTGAAGCCGTTCTTTTGACAGGGCAATCTTCAATGGGAATGGAAGCTGTCGTATTGGCTTTTGTATTACCGGTTATTGTTGTGCTGGTAGCCGTGATTGCCGGGTCGGCGATGGGATGGAAAGAAACGATGTCTGGTTTGTTCGGAATTTGCATGCTGATCCCTTATTATGGGATATTATATGTGTTACGTGACAAGCTGAAAAAACACTTTGTCTTCAGATTGAAAAAACTAAAAGAATAA
- a CDS encoding PNGase F N-terminal domain-containing protein: protein MKNDRMKTFAWLLLGLLITVSADAKNYRKKVKNAKGIEVIYQSSYKGEVGPDQLLMTVSGDQVSLLRVEAEPEDEKKKNPEEEIAQPDKRDYLDYSQLKSYNWAELPNGKIISAETPFELNAGFTEVGKDQLLGFDCRVLRTSVRSNTIEVWVTNDIPFRGTPQAGVGVPDGLVLKVVRNGDMVTEAVDIKPLKEEQRLLPTTWGEKMDAYDYQYEINQSSVITVPVFDQQTICFNGAKLPDALNDGEVYAAGGGTIILKKVKLPEVVKNRSVFVEVAQYSDGDAYDRTGSIFVIPMSKKQSFLDAIRDLKQVPSFQSEGQAYPGLISTPDYDAPLELMRFFTGFGVRQFNHVKVKGQSWVDSVVYKSDVTTLSEALKGEVWVGAYIGNWDAKGHRLSLKLKYYPDEERRVYHTMPLFNTVNYLEQAGQAYPVFFLHDSLKVSFTMKEPAKNVRLFYLTTGHGGWGNGDEFNQKPNTIYLDGKQVISFVPWREDCGTYRNWNPCSGNFSNGLSSSDLSRSNWCPGTLTNPEYIYLGDLEAGEHTIVVQIPQGEPEGGSNSYWCISGTLLY, encoded by the coding sequence ATGAAAAATGACAGAATGAAAACTTTCGCATGGTTGTTGCTGGGACTTCTGATTACGGTTTCGGCTGATGCAAAGAACTATCGTAAGAAAGTAAAAAACGCCAAAGGTATTGAAGTGATTTATCAATCCAGTTATAAAGGAGAGGTCGGGCCTGACCAATTGCTAATGACGGTTTCGGGTGATCAGGTCTCATTGCTTCGGGTTGAAGCGGAGCCGGAAGATGAAAAGAAGAAAAATCCGGAAGAAGAGATTGCGCAACCGGATAAGCGGGATTATCTGGACTATTCGCAGTTGAAATCCTATAATTGGGCAGAATTACCTAATGGAAAGATCATATCGGCTGAGACTCCTTTTGAACTGAATGCCGGTTTCACTGAGGTCGGAAAAGATCAGCTTTTGGGATTTGACTGTCGTGTTCTTCGGACGTCTGTCCGTTCAAATACGATTGAAGTCTGGGTTACGAATGATATTCCTTTCCGGGGAACACCGCAGGCTGGTGTCGGCGTTCCGGATGGTTTGGTACTGAAAGTGGTTCGTAATGGCGATATGGTGACGGAAGCGGTCGACATAAAGCCTTTGAAAGAGGAACAGCGTTTATTACCGACAACGTGGGGTGAAAAGATGGATGCGTATGACTATCAGTATGAGATTAATCAAAGTTCGGTGATAACGGTTCCGGTATTCGACCAGCAGACTATTTGTTTTAATGGAGCTAAATTACCTGATGCCTTGAATGACGGCGAAGTGTACGCGGCAGGTGGCGGAACAATTATCTTGAAGAAGGTAAAGTTGCCGGAAGTTGTCAAGAACCGGAGTGTATTCGTTGAAGTGGCCCAGTATTCTGATGGTGATGCTTATGACCGTACAGGTTCTATATTTGTGATTCCAATGAGTAAGAAACAGTCTTTCCTGGATGCCATTCGTGATTTGAAACAAGTTCCTTCTTTTCAGTCGGAAGGGCAGGCATATCCTGGTTTGATTTCGACTCCGGATTATGATGCACCGCTGGAGCTGATGCGTTTCTTTACGGGCTTTGGAGTTCGTCAGTTCAATCATGTTAAGGTAAAAGGACAGAGTTGGGTTGATTCAGTTGTTTATAAATCCGATGTAACGACATTATCGGAAGCGCTGAAAGGTGAAGTCTGGGTAGGAGCATATATTGGCAACTGGGATGCCAAGGGCCACCGTTTGTCGTTGAAGCTGAAATATTATCCGGATGAGGAGCGTCGGGTTTACCATACAATGCCTTTGTTTAATACAGTAAATTATCTGGAACAGGCGGGTCAGGCATATCCAGTATTTTTCCTGCATGATTCTTTGAAGGTATCTTTTACGATGAAAGAGCCGGCTAAGAATGTTCGTTTGTTTTATCTTACAACCGGTCATGGAGGTTGGGGAAATGGTGATGAGTTTAATCAGAAACCAAATACGATTTATTTGGATGGAAAGCAGGTCATTTCCTTCGTTCCTTGGCGGGAGGATTGCGGAACATACAGAAATTGGAATCCGTGTTCCGGTAATTTTTCCAACGGATTGAGTTCTTCTGATTTGAGCCGTTCCAACTGGTGTCCGGGAACATTAACTAACCCGGAATATATTTATTTAGGGGATTTGGAAGCTGGCGAGCACACAATCGTGGTACAGATTCCGCAAGGTGAACCGGAAGGAGGAAGTAATAGTTATTGGTGTATTTCCGGAACGTTATTGTATTGA
- the aldA gene encoding aldehyde dehydrogenase, which yields MKELKMFIDGKFEENVSGKWIQVLNPSTEEVISWMPDGTVEDARRAINAAEQAQPGWEKLPAVQRAAYLTQIAAGIRRREQELTDIIVREGGKTQQLARVEVLFTADYMDYMAGWARRYEGEIIPSDRPKETIMLFKKPIGVTTGILPWNFPFFLIARKMAPALVTGNTIVIKPSQLTPENAYVFAQIVEEVGLPAGVFNVVNGRGSVIGHELAANPKVGMVSLTGSVSAGQQTMLAAAPNITKVSLELGGKAPAIVMADADIDLAVRAIIASRVINTGQVCNCAERVYVDRRIKDVFMDKLLAGMKQIKAGDPSLHTDVDMGPLIDAAALDSIEKKVEKAIQQGAKLLCGGHRIGDKGYFYAPTLLDEATQTMDIVREETFGPVLPVVAYSEVDEAISWANDCEYGLTSSVYTQNLDQAFRMMRSLKFGETYINRENFEAMQGFHAGWRKSGIGGADGKHGLEEYLQTHVVYLETQI from the coding sequence ATGAAAGAATTGAAAATGTTTATTGATGGGAAATTCGAAGAAAATGTTTCCGGAAAGTGGATTCAGGTCTTAAATCCTTCGACAGAAGAGGTTATCTCTTGGATGCCGGATGGAACAGTTGAGGACGCCCGCCGGGCGATTAATGCGGCCGAGCAGGCACAGCCGGGTTGGGAAAAGCTTCCTGCTGTACAGCGGGCTGCCTATTTGACGCAAATAGCTGCTGGTATTCGCAGACGTGAACAGGAATTGACGGATATCATTGTTCGTGAAGGTGGTAAAACGCAGCAGCTGGCTCGTGTCGAAGTATTATTTACGGCTGACTACATGGATTATATGGCGGGCTGGGCTCGGCGTTATGAAGGAGAGATTATTCCGAGTGATCGTCCGAAAGAAACAATTATGCTGTTTAAGAAACCTATTGGGGTTACGACTGGAATATTACCCTGGAATTTCCCGTTTTTCTTAATTGCCAGAAAAATGGCTCCGGCTTTGGTGACGGGTAATACAATTGTTATCAAACCCAGTCAGCTGACGCCAGAGAATGCTTATGTGTTTGCTCAGATTGTTGAAGAAGTAGGTTTGCCAGCCGGAGTCTTTAATGTAGTCAACGGACGTGGTTCGGTAATAGGCCATGAGTTGGCTGCTAACCCGAAGGTCGGAATGGTAAGTCTGACCGGAAGTGTATCGGCTGGGCAGCAGACGATGCTGGCTGCTGCTCCCAATATAACGAAGGTGTCTTTGGAATTAGGCGGCAAAGCCCCGGCTATAGTGATGGCTGATGCCGATATTGATTTGGCTGTTCGGGCGATAATAGCTTCGAGAGTAATTAATACCGGGCAGGTTTGTAACTGTGCAGAACGGGTTTATGTAGATCGCCGAATCAAAGATGTCTTTATGGATAAGTTATTGGCGGGAATGAAACAGATTAAGGCTGGTGATCCGTCTCTCCATACCGATGTAGACATGGGGCCACTGATTGATGCTGCTGCCTTGGATTCTATCGAGAAAAAGGTTGAGAAAGCTATACAGCAAGGCGCTAAACTGTTGTGTGGTGGGCATAGAATTGGAGATAAAGGATATTTTTATGCTCCTACATTGCTGGATGAGGCTACACAAACAATGGATATTGTTCGGGAGGAAACCTTTGGTCCGGTATTGCCAGTAGTTGCATATTCAGAGGTAGATGAAGCCATTTCATGGGCTAATGATTGTGAATATGGACTGACTTCTTCTGTCTATACGCAGAATTTGGATCAGGCATTTCGGATGATGCGTTCGTTAAAGTTTGGTGAAACCTATATTAATCGAGAAAATTTTGAAGCGATGCAAGGCTTCCATGCAGGATGGCGTAAATCAGGTATTGGTGGAGCCGATGGTAAACATGGTTTAGAAGAATACTTGCAAACTCATGTAGTTTATTTGGAAACTCAAATTTAA
- the galE gene encoding UDP-glucose 4-epimerase GalE: protein MKKKILVAGGTGYIGSHTTVELQNAGYEVVIIDDLSNSNIEVLDGIERITGVRPAFVKLDLKDKEGTRKALEAHPGIEGVILFAASKAVGESVQQPLKYYRNNITTLINILELMPEFGMKGIVFSSSCTVYGQPDPEFLPVTESAPIKPAMSPYGNTKQINEEIIQDTIHAGAPFKSIILRYFNPIGAHPTAEIGELPNGVPQNLIPYLTQTAIGIRKELSVFGDDYNTPDGSCIRDYINVVDLAKAHVIAMDRMLENRSDEKVEIFNLGTGNGVSVLELINTFEKATGVKVPHKIVGRREGDIEKVWANPEKANKVLGWKAVETLEDTLRSAWNWQVKLRERGIQ from the coding sequence ATGAAAAAGAAGATTTTGGTAGCAGGTGGAACAGGTTATATTGGTTCACATACTACGGTAGAGTTACAGAATGCGGGTTATGAAGTAGTCATTATTGACGACCTGTCTAATTCGAACATTGAAGTTCTGGATGGCATCGAACGTATCACGGGTGTACGTCCGGCGTTTGTCAAACTGGATTTGAAGGACAAAGAAGGTACTCGCAAGGCTTTGGAAGCTCATCCGGGTATTGAAGGCGTTATCTTGTTTGCTGCGAGTAAGGCAGTAGGAGAATCTGTTCAGCAGCCGTTAAAGTATTATCGGAACAACATCACTACTTTGATCAATATCTTGGAGCTGATGCCAGAATTCGGAATGAAGGGAATTGTATTTTCTTCTTCTTGTACTGTCTATGGTCAGCCGGATCCTGAATTCTTACCGGTAACGGAAAGTGCTCCAATTAAGCCGGCTATGTCTCCTTATGGTAATACAAAGCAGATTAATGAGGAAATTATCCAGGATACAATTCATGCAGGAGCTCCGTTTAAGAGCATTATCTTGCGTTATTTTAATCCGATTGGAGCGCATCCGACGGCAGAAATTGGTGAATTGCCTAATGGCGTTCCACAGAATCTGATTCCTTATCTGACACAGACCGCCATTGGAATCCGGAAAGAACTGAGCGTTTTTGGTGATGACTACAATACGCCTGATGGTTCATGTATCCGTGATTATATTAATGTGGTAGATTTGGCTAAGGCTCATGTTATAGCAATGGACCGTATGTTGGAGAACAGGTCTGACGAAAAGGTAGAGATTTTCAACTTGGGTACAGGAAATGGTGTTTCTGTATTGGAATTGATCAACACTTTCGAAAAGGCAACAGGCGTGAAAGTTCCGCATAAGATTGTAGGTCGTCGTGAAGGTGATATCGAAAAGGTTTGGGCTAATCCGGAAAAAGCGAATAAGGTTTTGGGCTGGAAGGCTGTTGAAACTTTGGAAGATACATTGAGATCGGCTTGGAACTGGCAGGTTAAGTTACGCGAAAGAGGTATTCAATAA
- the rsxC gene encoding electron transport complex subunit RsxC — protein MLRTFRIGGIHPPENKLSAGKKITALAAPKQVIIPLSQHIGAPAQAVVKKGDLVKVGTLLAKAGGFVSANIHSSVSGKVNKIDNALDASGYKRPAVFIDVEGDEWEESIDRSETLVKECTLSSKEIIDKIAAAGIVGMGGATFPTQVKLLPPPGNKADILIINAVECEPYLTADHSLMLEKGEEILVGVSILMKAANVNKAVIGIENNKPDAIAHMTKLAASYSGIEVMPLKVKYPQGGEKQLIDAVTSRQVKSGALPISVGAIVQNVGTVFAVYQAVQKNKPLFERVVTVTGKAVANPSNFLVRIGTPISVLIEAAGGIPENTGKIIGGGPMMGKALISPEVPVGKGSSGVLLLTKEESVRKPMHDCIRCAKCVQVCPMGLNPAFLMRSTVFKNWEMAEADHIQDCIECGSCSFTCPANRPLLDQIRVGKSKVMGIIRSRKS, from the coding sequence ATGCTAAGGACATTTCGAATCGGAGGTATTCACCCACCCGAGAATAAACTGTCTGCCGGTAAGAAGATTACCGCACTGGCTGCACCCAAACAGGTGATTATTCCTTTAAGCCAGCATATTGGTGCTCCGGCACAGGCTGTAGTAAAAAAAGGAGACCTGGTAAAAGTCGGTACCTTACTGGCTAAAGCCGGAGGTTTTGTATCAGCGAACATTCATTCGTCTGTATCCGGAAAAGTAAATAAGATTGATAATGCGCTTGACGCCAGTGGTTACAAACGCCCGGCTGTCTTTATTGATGTGGAAGGCGATGAATGGGAAGAAAGCATTGATCGTAGTGAAACATTGGTTAAAGAATGTACACTTTCTTCCAAAGAGATTATAGATAAAATAGCTGCCGCCGGTATTGTAGGTATGGGTGGTGCTACATTCCCGACACAGGTGAAATTATTACCTCCTCCGGGAAATAAAGCCGATATTCTGATCATTAATGCAGTTGAATGTGAGCCTTACCTGACTGCCGACCATTCATTAATGTTGGAAAAGGGCGAAGAAATTTTAGTTGGCGTATCGATCCTGATGAAGGCTGCCAATGTAAATAAGGCAGTAATCGGCATTGAAAATAACAAGCCTGACGCCATTGCCCATATGACAAAACTGGCTGCTTCTTATTCAGGAATTGAAGTTATGCCGCTGAAAGTGAAATATCCGCAAGGAGGTGAAAAGCAACTGATCGATGCGGTGACTTCCCGTCAGGTGAAGAGCGGCGCACTGCCTATTTCTGTGGGTGCGATTGTTCAGAACGTAGGTACCGTATTTGCTGTTTATCAGGCTGTCCAGAAAAATAAACCTTTGTTTGAACGTGTTGTGACTGTAACTGGTAAAGCTGTTGCGAATCCCTCTAATTTCCTGGTTCGTATCGGAACGCCGATAAGTGTACTGATAGAAGCTGCAGGTGGTATTCCTGAAAATACCGGAAAGATCATTGGTGGTGGACCTATGATGGGTAAAGCCTTGATTAGTCCGGAAGTTCCAGTAGGAAAGGGTAGTTCTGGAGTATTATTACTGACAAAAGAAGAATCTGTACGTAAGCCTATGCACGATTGCATTCGTTGTGCTAAATGTGTACAGGTTTGTCCGATGGGATTGAATCCGGCCTTCCTGATGCGTTCTACTGTCTTTAAGAATTGGGAAATGGCAGAAGCCGATCATATACAGGATTGCATAGAATGTGGTTCTTGTAGTTTTACTTGTCCGGCTAATCGTCCGTTGTTGGATCAGATTCGTGTGGGCAAGAGTAAAGTAATGGGTATAATCCGTTCAAGAAAGTCATAA
- a CDS encoding RnfABCDGE type electron transport complex subunit D yields the protein MENSLYVSPSPHIHSGDSISKNMYGVLIALIPAFLVSLYYFGLGALIVTLISVVSCVLFEYLIQKFLMKKEPTICDGSAILTGVLLAFNLPSNLPAWIVVIGALAAIGIGKMTFGGLGNNIFNPALVGRVFLLISFPAQMTTWPLVDATSAFPLTYTDAQTGATVLSLLNEGVTDLPSHMELLAGCRGGSLGEVSAIALLLGFAYMLWKKVITWHIPVTIIVTVFTFTGIMHLVNPAEYASPFIHVLSGGLMLGAIFMATDYVTSPMTTKGQVIYAVGIGLLTAIIRLFGSYPEGMSFAILIMNALTPLINAYVKPKHFGEK from the coding sequence ATGGAAAATAGTTTATATGTTTCGCCGTCTCCTCATATTCATAGTGGCGACAGCATCAGTAAAAATATGTATGGAGTACTGATTGCCCTGATTCCGGCTTTCTTGGTTTCTCTTTACTATTTCGGATTGGGGGCCTTGATCGTAACGCTGATATCAGTTGTATCATGTGTCCTGTTTGAATATTTGATTCAGAAATTCCTGATGAAGAAAGAACCTACTATTTGTGACGGTTCTGCTATTCTGACTGGAGTTTTGTTGGCATTTAACTTGCCTTCTAATCTGCCGGCATGGATTGTTGTTATCGGTGCTTTGGCTGCTATTGGTATTGGCAAGATGACTTTTGGTGGTTTGGGAAATAATATATTCAACCCGGCTTTGGTCGGACGTGTATTTTTGCTGATTTCGTTTCCGGCACAAATGACAACCTGGCCTTTAGTAGATGCAACGAGCGCTTTCCCGCTTACCTATACCGATGCACAGACGGGTGCTACCGTTTTATCTCTTTTGAATGAAGGTGTTACTGATCTGCCTTCTCATATGGAGTTACTGGCCGGCTGTCGTGGTGGTAGTTTGGGAGAAGTTAGTGCAATTGCCTTGTTGTTAGGGTTTGCTTATATGTTGTGGAAAAAGGTTATTACGTGGCACATTCCGGTTACAATTATAGTAACCGTATTTACTTTTACGGGAATTATGCACTTGGTTAACCCGGCAGAATATGCAAGTCCGTTTATCCATGTGCTTTCAGGTGGTTTGATGTTGGGTGCTATTTTTATGGCAACTGATTATGTGACATCTCCTATGACAACGAAAGGCCAGGTAATATATGCTGTAGGTATCGGTTTGCTGACAGCAATTATTCGTTTGTTTGGTTCTTATCCGGAAGGAATGTCATTTGCCATCCTGATCATGAATGCATTGACTCCGCTTATCAATGCTTATGTAAAACCTAAACATTTTGGAGAAAAGTAA
- a CDS encoding Fe-S cluster domain-containing protein has protein sequence MILIAVISLGVIGIIGALLLYWASKKFEVHEDPRIGQVQSVLPGANCGGCGYPGCAGFAGACVKADSLEGMLCPVGGAPVMAKVATILGKEAVAAEPKVAVVRCNGTCQARPKTNTYDGVKSCAIASSLYGGETGCTFGCLGYGDCVKACNFDAIHINPETGLPEVDEDKCTACGACAKACPKGIIELRKKGPKSRRIYVCCVNKDKGAVARKACANACIGCGKCAKECPFEAITVENNVAYIDYTKCRMCRKCVAVCPTGAIHELNFPPRKETAPAAPKSAADVKPAAPAAASAPKASAPEVKAETTSQQTEVKEETKK, from the coding sequence ATGATTTTAATTGCCGTTATTTCATTAGGGGTGATCGGTATAATCGGCGCCCTTTTACTCTATTGGGCATCTAAGAAATTTGAAGTCCATGAAGACCCACGTATCGGGCAGGTACAGTCAGTGTTACCGGGAGCCAATTGCGGAGGATGCGGATATCCGGGTTGTGCCGGATTTGCCGGAGCTTGTGTTAAAGCAGATTCATTGGAAGGAATGCTTTGTCCGGTAGGAGGAGCGCCTGTTATGGCAAAGGTTGCAACAATATTAGGAAAAGAAGCGGTTGCAGCTGAACCTAAAGTGGCTGTTGTCCGCTGTAACGGAACTTGCCAGGCCCGTCCGAAGACGAATACGTATGATGGTGTAAAAAGTTGCGCCATTGCCTCTTCTTTGTATGGAGGTGAAACCGGATGTACGTTTGGTTGTTTGGGATATGGTGATTGTGTGAAGGCTTGTAACTTTGATGCGATTCATATTAATCCGGAGACTGGATTGCCGGAAGTTGATGAAGACAAATGTACTGCCTGTGGAGCTTGTGCAAAAGCCTGTCCGAAAGGTATTATAGAATTGCGTAAGAAAGGACCGAAGTCTCGTCGTATTTACGTATGTTGTGTCAATAAAGATAAAGGAGCTGTCGCACGCAAGGCTTGTGCCAATGCTTGTATTGGTTGTGGAAAATGTGCGAAGGAATGTCCGTTTGAAGCAATTACCGTCGAGAACAATGTGGCCTATATCGATTATACGAAGTGCCGTATGTGTCGGAAATGTGTAGCTGTCTGCCCGACAGGCGCTATTCATGAATTGAACTTCCCGCCTCGAAAAGAAACGGCTCCTGCAGCACCGAAAAGTGCAGCCGACGTTAAACCTGCGGCTCCAGCTGCAGCATCAGCACCAAAGGCTTCTGCTCCAGAAGTAAAGGCGGAGACAACATCTCAACAAACTGAAGTAAAAGAAGAAACTAAAAAATAA
- the rsxE gene encoding RnfABCDGE type electron transport complex subunit E, which yields MSNLKVLLNGLLKENPTFVLLLGMCPTLGTTSSAMNGLSMGLATTFVLICSNFVISAVKKLIPDLVRIPAYIVIIATFVTVVQLCMEAYTPALYSSLGLYIPLIVVNCIVLGRAESFAAKNGVIASAFDGIGIGLGFTWALTLLGACRELLGSGKLFGITLMPEEYGSLIFILAPGAFIVLGYLIAIVNKLRKA from the coding sequence ATGAGTAATCTGAAAGTATTATTGAACGGTCTCTTGAAAGAGAATCCAACATTTGTCTTGTTGTTGGGTATGTGTCCGACTTTGGGTACGACTTCATCAGCAATGAATGGTTTGAGTATGGGCCTTGCCACTACTTTTGTATTGATTTGTTCCAATTTTGTCATCTCTGCCGTGAAGAAATTGATACCAGATTTGGTTCGTATTCCGGCATATATTGTGATTATAGCAACATTCGTAACAGTTGTTCAGCTGTGTATGGAGGCTTATACGCCGGCTCTTTATTCAAGCCTCGGACTTTACATTCCGTTGATTGTAGTTAACTGTATTGTTTTGGGCCGTGCTGAATCATTTGCGGCTAAGAATGGTGTAATTGCTTCTGCATTTGACGGTATTGGTATTGGACTCGGATTTACCTGGGCTTTAACTTTGCTGGGCGCTTGCCGTGAATTATTAGGTTCCGGGAAATTATTCGGCATTACGCTGATGCCGGAAGAATATGGTTCGCTGATATTCATCCTGGCTCCGGGTGCTTTCATCGTATTAGGATATTTGATAGCAATTGTAAACAAACTGCGTAAAGCTTAA